A window of Dysidea avara chromosome 1, odDysAvar1.4, whole genome shotgun sequence genomic DNA:
CACCTACTAAAAGGGAAGTGTTGAAAGTtattggtaaaatttttgatcCTTTAGGTTTGGTTACTCCTGTGTTGTTCTATGGCGAGGTATTTATCCAAGAATTGTGGAAAGAGGGACTAACATGGGATGTGCCATTACCTGAGACGTTACACAAAAGATGGAACAGTGTCTTAAAGAAGTTGAAGCTAATCTCACAACTGAAGGTACCTTGTTTTATTGGTCATGTGAGTGATACTTGTAACTATGAACTTGTCGTGTTCTGTGATGCTTCTAAAAGGGCATATGGCACACAGTGATTTATCTTCGTGCTGAGTATCAGGATAATTTTAaagttaatttaattttttcaaAACTGAGATTGGTATCGATTGATACAGAAAACAACAAAAAGCTTAAGAAGGAAATTACTCTTCTACATTTAGagctattggtagtgactattGGAGTTCGTGCTGCTAATTTTGTCACTAGGGAACTGAAGATCCCCTCTTTAAAACGAACAATCTGGACAGACTCTACTGGTGTTTTGTACTGGCTTCGAACTGGCAAACCACTATCATTGTTCGTGGATAACTGTGTGAAGGAAATTCAAAGgcaaggtgatttattttattatgtacCATCAGGTGAAAATCCAGCTGATTTTCCAACTCAGGGATTAACAGTACCTGAGATTGAACAGTCGAGACTTTGGTGGAGTGGTCCAGAGTGGCTAATGTCTTCACGTGATTCTTGGCCTAAGTGGCAACCTCCACAGCCAGTACTACAAGATGTGGAAGCAGAAACTAAGACTGGAATGGTATTATATGAGTGTTCTAATGTCGtgactcatggtaaacaggatGAGAAATTGTCTGTATATGGACTTGATGAAACGAAATATTCCACTTTACGAAAACTTCTCAGAGTGATTTGTTACTGTTTAAAGTTTGTGAAGAAGCGACTATGGGATGTACTATCAGAATCAAGGAGAGAGATTATTGGAAAGACATATGTTTTGTTGGCTGAGATATTTAATTCATTGTCTGATGGACAGTTCATATGTGCAAATGATATCAAGTTGGCTATGTTATTGTGGATCTATTGTATTCAACAGAATAGGTTTCATGATGTGTTGTCTGCTATTGAGGAGAATAAGTCTCATTGTTTGAAACAGCAACTTGGACTGAAGATTGATGACTTAGGTATACTGAGATGTTACGGAAGATTCTTGAATACCACTCTAACTGAGAGTGCAAAACATCCTAAGTTACTTCTCCTAGAAGAGAACACCTTACTGGCTTATTGACTACTGAAGTACATTGCAGACTAATCCATGCTGGTGTTGCCCATACACTGGCCCAAATAAGAGAAGAGTACTGGATTCCACAAGGAAGGGAGGAAGTCAAAAGAGTATTGTTTCAATGTTTATTGAGTCAAAGACTAGAAGGGCCatcatttgtgactgtctctttGTGGAATTTTATTTTGACTACGACTTCATCCCATAGCAGTACTTGCAGATATCGAGAAGGCCTTTTTGCAAGTGGGCATTCAGGAACAAGACAGAGATGTGACAAGGTTCTTATGGTTTAAAGATGTTGATGATGTAAGAGTGTCAGAATATGATGTGTACAGATCATGCCGTGTTCCGTTTGGGATCATCTGTAGCCCATTTTtacccatttaaaagtatcgagaaacgtcggttttaaatattcagtgtgttgtagctggccaatggtggtagctacgcataccaaattttcacatgtttcacaacactttcttaccttcctggtcatccactgaagaagtagtcaacagctaagtttcccgccattttagatagtttttaaactgaggttgtctgtatcaggcgagctccagaagtgtgggaggcggggggccctggaaggcgggcaagatggtgttcaaaaattgaaaagaaatgtgctgagatgaattaggccaagttacaggccattcagggctcaaaactggctaaaatgaaaggaactttacagcacaggtcattgtccaacaccacggaactgtacagccacacacagccatctcctggttggccagggctccatcaagacgccagaccactcgtacggctcgccactgtgccctaaaaaagcagccagcaaaagcagaccactttactctggtcgactgtggcagtgaaacttgatagtgcaatcattaagctttgtgcttgtgtgaaaaaatcaaacttcctgtcttgggcgataggaacggttttcgtagatccagtcacatttcgACTCCCATCTATGCCGCCTTGGCCTAGGGAACGAGTTTCCAGATCTGATTCTTTCCAATTTGTGGGTTTGGATTATTTGGGACCTATCAATGTGAAGTATGAATCTGATTTGAAGAAGATTTGGATCTGCCTTTTTACATGTCTCTCGATAAGAGTGATACACTTGGAATGGACATTAGATTTGTCAGCCAGCCAGTTTATCAATTGCTTAAGAAGATTTGTCTCTCGTAGAGGTAAACCAGATGTTATCATTTCAGATAATGCTCCTCAATTTGAGCTTATACGTACAGTTGTGGACAGAGAATGGAGGAAAGTTTTTAAGGACAAAGAAGTGATGAGCTATATTTCAGCAGAAGGTATAAAATGGAAGTACACGATTGCCTTTGCCCCTTGGCAGGGTGGTTTCTATGAAAGATTGGTTGGTCTAGTGAAGAGATGCATGAGGAAATCAATAGGCAGAAAGCACTTTTCTTTGGAGCAATTAGCAACTCTTTTGACAGAGATAGAAGCGGTTCTCAACTCTAGGCCTCTTACATATGTCTACAAAGATCTAGACTCTGGCTTTACATTGACCCCTGGACATGTTTTTAGCAACCAATAGAAAGCTTTGACTCTGCAATTCCAGTGATACTGACTATCATTGTGATGAAGATTTTCAATCTAGCAAAGACTCGGCTACAAAGTTAATAGAAATTTGGAAAAAGGACAAAAACAAGTTGATTTATTTTGGAAGGTGTGGAAAGAGGAATACTTAGTAAGTCTTAGAGAAAAACTTCCTCTTGAACACAAACATCCTAAGTCACAGAGTCTTATGGAGCCTAAAGAAGGAAGTATTGTTATTGTGAAAGACAATAATTTACCTAGGAGTACTTGGAAACTTGGGAGGATTTTGTGTTTAATACCTAGCAGTGATTCTAGAGTTAGATCTGCTGAAATACTACTAACTGGGTAGTGAATAATTTCTCGAGCGATTAATCATCTATTTCCCTTGGAAACACCAGTATCTGATAAGCCTGTGTTGCAATGTTGTACAAAAAGGAATTCGTCAGGAACTCTTGCAAAGGAACAGATTGAATTTGAAGATGATAATACTAAAGATAGAAGCTGTGAAGAGAAAAGACCAAGAAGGGCATCAATAGAAGCTTGCAAGGCCATTTATGATTCATTTGAAGATGATTGTTGCACCGTACTATTTTATGCCCCCTGGGAGTGTCATCAAGGTTCTGCACTAAGCTGGACTTAACTATTTGATTATCAGCtaattataatctaatcaaaaacagccaagctgtaaaaaaaggtgcggcccccaaaaaggccatggtgaaaaaagatgtgaaatccaaggtggcggccaagaaatggctgtgatggtaggttaatggttacattttaataacgacaattcaggtgaatttggtgccaagaccaagcggcacaaaattcacctgaattgtcgttattaaaatgtaaccattaacctaccatcacagccatttcttggccgccaccttggatttcacatcttttttcaccatggcctttttgggggccgcacctttttttacagcttggctgtttttgattagatatcacttctttttgtatttgtatactgcaaagccggcctatggctggctttggggttttttaacccatgtgtttttttctttactacaggaagaagaaaagaacttaaagaagatttttaatgcttcatttgtttttgattttattagtaattatacaaattatatacatatatttattacatgcccattattccccacaggatatttttttgcagttgatctctctactgggtgacttgaaatgtagctgaaccatatacaggatggtttctttgtagctgaactctctacaggttatttgtttgcaactaaactctctacatccatggtggtttctttatagctgaactctctacatggtagtttctttgtagctgaactctctataaggtgacttcgtctagctgaactctctacagggtgatttttttgtagctaaactctctacagggtgatttgtttgcagctgaactctctacatgatggttcctttgtagctgaacactctacaaggtgacttcatccagctgatctctatacgaggtgatttgtttctagctgaactctcta
This region includes:
- the LOC136257580 gene encoding uncharacterized protein; this encodes MRSLAKRFERDKDLLMRYNEVIQSQIKQGVVERAVEDKKETLKHYLPHHPILTPTKSITKIRVVYDASVKSKKGAQSLNESVLADIEKAFLQVGIQEQDRDVTRFLWFKDVDDVRVSEYDVYRLCRVPTPVSLSIGDNIYVGNVMLGATSVEQAYKINVESKEIFQKACMNLREWMSNSTEFLNLLPTAERSEGCVVKAFGIVWNCTDDLLQIQGVTLSDEDVSPTKREVLKVIGKIFDPLGLVTPVLFYGEVFIQELWKEGLTWDVPLPETLHKRWNSVLKKLKLISQLKVPCFIGHGIWHTVIYLRAEYQDNFKVNLIFSKLRLVSIDTENNKKLKKEITLLHLELLVVTIGVRAANFVTRELKIPSLKRTIWTDSTGVLYWLRTGKPLSLFVDNCVKEIQRQGDLFYYVPSGENPADFPTQGLTVPEIEQSRLWWSGPEWLMSSRDSWPKWQPPQPVLQDVEAETKTGMVLYECSNVVTHGKQDEKLSVYGLDETKYSTLRKLLRVICYCLKFVKKRLWDVLSESRREIIGKTYVLLAEIFNSLSDGQFICANDIKLAMLLWIYCIQQNRFHDVLSAIEENKSHCLKQQLGLKIDDLGILRCYGRFLNTTLTESAKHPKLLLLEENTLLAY